A genomic window from Pecten maximus chromosome 2, xPecMax1.1, whole genome shotgun sequence includes:
- the LOC117322188 gene encoding uncharacterized protein LOC117322188 has translation MPPTRPSRKAKERHALVRPGRRQRATNISEDIEEQVTIVGNSPNQDTASASSALIALPPSPAIPGVSELAAEMLRQMKADGLIMRSANLMGPTVPVPATSTAPQTHTTPQATMSHSSTAREGLTSVERPEQVGVAISDVNSSTFATEAISSLTGTPALNSNNFSMNSISRPLDVNVDIRLKQKIWAEQFVEFGALVQVKHNETYELTMEANNLALVPKSRPVPIRTMDQWNAAFQVFVTIVVQGKPELAAPLMKYAHIVQHIAKKAGDQAAIVYDSNFRKWRQANPHLLPYEQANTELYLEAMTSQAAFGARSNKGYTKSQNQSQSGSSTQQHMVCYAFQKKGSCNRANCWFKHACRDCGGNHSFRKCQQHTNKGDSTTSTNQSPTNSSGGKPKSTHNK, from the coding sequence ATGCCACCTACACGACCATCTAGAAAGGCCAAGGAACGGCATGCATTGGTACGTCCTGGTAGGAGACAAAGAGCAACAAACATCAGCGAAGATATTGAGGAACAGGTGACGATTGTGGGGAATTCGCCTAACCAAGACACAGCATCAGCCTCCAGTGCCTTAATAGCACTGCCACCATCACCAGCCATTCCTGGGGTGTCAGAATTGGCTGCTGAAATGCTTAGACAGATGAAGGCAGATGGACTGATAATGAGGTCAGCAAATCTGATGGGGCCAACTGTGCCCGTACCTGCCACATCTACTGCCCCTCAAACCCATACAACGCCTCAAGCCACCATGAGTCATTCCTCCACAGCAAGGGAAGGTCTTACCTCAGTGGAACGGCCAGAACAGGTCGGAGTAGCCATCTCTGATGTAAACTCCAGCACATTTGCCACAGAAGCCATCAGTTCCCTGACAGGTACACCAGCTCTAAATAGCAACAATTTTTCAATGAACTCGATCTCCCGCCCTCTTGATGTGAATGTTGATATacgtttaaaacaaaaaatttggGCTGAGCAATTTGTTGAGTTTGGGGCCTTAGTTCAGGTTAAGCATAATGAGACTTATGAGCTCACTATGGAGGCAAATAATTTGGCTTTGGTCCCAAAATCACGCCCAGTCCCTATTCGAACAATGGATCAATGGAATGCAGCATTCCAAGTTTTTGTTACAATAGTGGTACAAGGTAAGCCGGAATTGGCAGCTCCTTTAATGAAATATGCACATATTGTGCAACATATTGCTAAGAAGGCGGGAGATCAAGCAGCTATTGTGTATGATAGCAACTTTAGAAAGTGGAGACAGGCAAACCCTCATCTATTACCATATGAGCAGGCTAATACTGAGTTGTATTTAGAGGCAATGACTTCACAGGCAGCTTTTGGGGCTCGATCCAACAAGGGGTACACAAAAAGCCAGAATCAGTCTCAGTCGGGGTCCTCAACACAACAGCATATGGTCTGTTATGCCTTTCAGAAGAAAGGCTCATGTAATAGAGCCAATTGCTGGTTTAAACATGCATGTAGGGACTGTGGAGGAAATCATTCCTTTCGGAAGTGTCagcaacacacaaacaaaggtgACTCCACCACATCAACCAACCAATCACCTACCAACAGCTCTGGGGGAAAACCCAAATCAACTCACAATAAGTAA